The following are from one region of the Silene latifolia isolate original U9 population chromosome 9, ASM4854445v1, whole genome shotgun sequence genome:
- the LOC141601751 gene encoding uncharacterized protein LOC141601751 has protein sequence MSGGKDALLKPGYYIFDNKLVVIKPWVKDMEMVKGKVEVVPVWVKLHGVPLKFWGSCLPKIANLGGKYVKMDMDTQDKIHSSFARIMVELPMDQQLPEKVKFLDESGTVVTVNVEYEWRPISCTSCKGIAHEFTQCRKPNGKKKIRVSTPPTLTPTNFSPLHTVRNSPVVKSTPVKQIIRLNRQDGMVGVRLWLIVVRTLPPLISMHNIGFWNVKGLNDLNKLRVVKWFMHNNGVGLFGLLETKLKPGTLLKRDTSICDGWSVSTNCSWHKGGSIWILWKTSLFDIQFLSYSAHHIHILVHSQTNGKKFMLTMIYAFNGLYERVELWNILKGISVECNDPLLWLGDFNTVLSPVERLGGNTSDVEMEHFQDCVSICEIEDIPATRALFAWSNKQGPCDRVYSRLDRVMGNQKWMDMFSTSLAHFHPEGLFYHCSCTIMDRNAELCGKKSFKYFNMWGSAPTFKESVAMSLANGYRGTKMFIVVKKLKALKHVLKGLNRECISDIEKNTNIASMALETIQKALVVTPGDPDL, from the exons ATGTCTGGTGGTAAGGATGCCTTATTGAAACCTGGATACTACATATTTGATAATAAACTTGTGGTTATTAAGCCATGGGTTAAGGATATGGAGATGGTTAAAGGAAAGGTCGAGGTGGTTCCTGTGTGGGTTAAACTCCATGGTGTTCCTCTGAAGTTTTGGGGCTCCTGTTTGCCTAAAATTGCCAACTTGGGTGGTAAATATGTTAAGATGGATATGGATACACAGGATAAAATTCACTCGAGTTTTGCGAGGATTATGGTTGAGTTACCTATGGATCAACAGCTCCCTGAGAAAGTGAAGTTTCTGGATGAATCTGGGACTGTGGTGACTGTTAATGTTGAGTATGAATGGCGTCCTATTTCTTGTACCAGTTGTAAAGGGATAGCCCATGAATTTACTCAATGCAGAAAACccaatggcaaaaagaaaatac GTGTTTCAACTCCTCCTACTCTTACTCCTACAAATTTTTCCCCTTTGCATACTGTCAGGAATTCTCCTGTTGTTAAGTCTACCCCTGTGAAGCAAATTATCAGACTTAATAGGCAGGATGGAATGGTGGGGGTGAGACT GTGGTTGATAGTGGTAAGGACCCTCCCTCCTCTAATATCAATGCATAACATTGGATTTTGGAATGTTAAGGGTCTTAATGACCTGAATAAGCTGAGAGTGGTGAAATGGTTCATGCATAATAATGGGGTGGGTTTATTTGGCTTACTTGAAACTAAGCTTAAACCTGGAACTTTGTTAAAACGAGATACCTCTATTTGTGATGGTTGGAGTGTCTCCACTAACTGCAGCTGGCATAAGGGTGGTAGTATTTGGATTTTGTGGAAAACTAGTCTATTTGATATTCAGTTCCTTTCTTATAGTGCCCACCACATTCATATATTGGTTCACTCTCAAACTAATGGGAAAAAGTTTATGCTTACTATGATTTATGCTTTCAATGGCTTATATGAAAGAGTAGAGTTATGGAATATACTTAAAGGAATTTCTGTTGAATGTAATGATCCTTTGTTGTGGCTTGGGGATTTTAATACAGTGTTGTCTCCTGTTGAGAGACTTGGTGGGAATACTTCTGATGTAGAGATGGAACACTTTCAGGATTGTGTCTCTATTTGTGAAATAGAGGACATTCCTGCTACTAGAGCTTTGTTtgcatggtctaataagcagGGTCCTTGTGACAGAGTGTATAGTAGGTTGGATAGAGTTATGGGGAATCAGAAGTGGATGGACATGTTTAGTACTAGTCTTGCTCACTTTCACCCTGAGGGGCTTTTTTACCATTGTTCTTGCACCATTATGGATAGGAATGCTGAACTTTGTGGGAAGAAGAGCTTtaaatatttcaatatgtggggtAGTGCTCCCACCTTTAAGGAGTCTGTTGCTATGTCTTTGGCTAATGGATATAGAGGCACTAAGATGTTTATAGTGGTTAAAAAGCTCAAGGCTCTAAAGCATGTTTTGAAGGGTCTGAATAGGGAATGCATCTCTGATATTGAGAAAAATACTAATATTGCTAGCATGGCTCTGGAAACTATTCAAAAAGCCTTAGTTGTTACTCCTGGTGATCCTGATTTATAA